GAGCATGTCTGCGATGTTCGTTTCTCCCACAGCGGAGCCGGGTAGTTCTACCGTTGAATCAGCCCATTTAGGGCGGCCACAGGTATGCCTAGAGAGGAGTACCGATGAAAGGCCCAAAGGATCCCGTCGACCATGCGCGAACCACACGCCCGCATGCCGGGGAGTCAATGAAAGACAACAAAATCATGCCGGGGCTCATCCTGATAGGAGTGGCCCTGGTGCTGTTCGTCTCATGCCTGGCGGCATTCGCCACCAAGCACCATGACGTCGGGCTGATGCTGGCTTCTTTCGCCGGCGTCGGATTC
The sequence above is drawn from the Mycobacterium gallinarum genome and encodes:
- the usfY gene encoding protein UsfY gives rise to the protein MKGPKDPVDHARTTRPHAGESMKDNKIMPGLILIGVALVLFVSCLAAFATKHHDVGLMLASFAGVGFVAGGGWLMIEHLRVRRIEDRWYAEHPDALRQRPSS